One segment of Corynebacterium caspium DSM 44850 DNA contains the following:
- the nth gene encoding endonuclease III produces the protein MASTLSTSQRLRRPGTHPAFKGVETFLGLKRRARRINRTLAVAHPNAHAELDFSNPLELLVATVLSAQTTDVRVNQVTPALFARYRTAADYANAQVEEVAEIIRPTGFYRAKAKNLVGLGQGLVDRFNGEVPVALEDLVTLPGVGRKTAHVVRGNVFNKPGLTIDTHVGRLSRRLGLTKNTDPVKVEEDLSLLLEPREWTLFSHRMIFHGRRVCHSRKPACGACLLAPDCAGYGQQGPIDPPEAAKLVRGDNAAELIALAEGITQ, from the coding sequence ATGGCTTCCACCTTAAGTACTTCGCAGCGTTTACGCCGTCCGGGCACCCACCCGGCTTTTAAAGGGGTGGAAACTTTCCTGGGATTGAAGCGTCGGGCGCGCCGAATTAACCGCACTTTGGCAGTGGCACATCCCAATGCTCATGCCGAACTTGATTTTTCTAATCCTTTAGAGCTTTTAGTGGCTACCGTGCTTTCTGCACAGACCACAGATGTGCGGGTTAACCAGGTCACACCCGCCCTTTTTGCGCGGTATCGCACTGCCGCTGATTACGCTAATGCGCAGGTTGAAGAGGTGGCAGAAATTATTAGGCCCACTGGATTTTACCGCGCCAAAGCTAAGAATTTAGTGGGTTTAGGGCAAGGTTTAGTAGATCGTTTTAATGGAGAAGTTCCGGTGGCATTGGAAGATCTAGTGACGCTTCCGGGGGTGGGGCGCAAGACTGCACATGTGGTGCGAGGCAATGTTTTTAATAAGCCAGGTCTCACTATTGATACTCATGTCGGCCGGCTTTCCAGACGCCTGGGTCTAACTAAAAATACCGACCCGGTAAAAGTTGAAGAAGATCTTTCTCTATTATTAGAGCCGCGCGAATGGACCCTATTTTCGCATCGGATGATCTTTCATGGCCGCCGAGTTTGCCATTCCCGAAAACCTGCCTGCGGGGCTTGCCTGTTGGCTCCCGATTGTGCCGGATATGGTCAACAAGGCCCCATTGATCCGCCTGAAGCAGCCAAATTAGTGCGGGGAGATAATGCCGCCGAACTCATTGCGCTAGCAGAAGGAATCACGCAATAA
- a CDS encoding TlpA family protein disulfide reductase: MQNTSAKKIALISILVIAALTAIMIAVLPQALKKPTAAVESASPVISADNADNAAVLALRPDCPAVSLPLDCLGGQVQAGQGTDTRPLLVNMWAWWCAPCQEELPVLEEFAAAHPQYQVVGVHADKEAGAGAQILTDLKVGLPSFADPKHKMAGIYQLPNVLPVSLLLDPTRLDAQGNPQLIKLFVQSFSSVEQLSTAVSEAIANA, encoded by the coding sequence ATGCAAAATACTTCAGCGAAAAAAATCGCACTCATTTCCATCCTGGTAATTGCAGCGCTAACTGCCATTATGATCGCGGTGCTGCCGCAGGCCCTAAAAAAGCCCACCGCAGCTGTTGAGTCAGCCTCCCCGGTAATTTCTGCCGATAATGCTGATAATGCGGCGGTATTAGCGTTGCGTCCAGACTGTCCGGCGGTGAGCTTGCCCTTGGATTGCCTCGGCGGTCAGGTGCAAGCTGGGCAGGGTACTGACACTCGACCCCTCCTGGTGAATATGTGGGCTTGGTGGTGTGCGCCGTGCCAGGAAGAGCTGCCGGTCCTGGAAGAATTTGCGGCCGCGCATCCGCAATACCAAGTTGTGGGAGTACATGCCGATAAAGAAGCTGGCGCTGGGGCGCAAATCTTGACGGATTTAAAGGTGGGACTTCCAAGTTTTGCTGATCCGAAGCATAAAATGGCCGGAATTTATCAGTTGCCCAATGTCTTGCCAGTTAGCTTATTACTAGATCCCACGCGCTTAGATGCACAGGGAAATCCACAGCTCATTAAGCTTTTTGTTCAAAGTTTTAGCAGCGTGGAGCAGTTATCGACAGCCGTGTCAGAGGCGATTGCCAATGCCTGA
- a CDS encoding NUDIX hydrolase has translation MPEKSQSFYPSSDSSGLNIALNPQNCPIWIQNLVAAMPRTAGPATAGPAKQVTPTLATPTTAVPAVEAAVLVLLTGGDAQYLPADAAVLLTHRTITMRSHAGQIAFPGGRIDSTDISPVDAALREAWEETGLNRLQVTPAAQLRWLKGPVRPYPIHPVVAYAPHRVAVTEFSPTETDHVFYADIAKLLAPENRFTVQRPIAGGRWHGPAFMVDGYLVWGFTATILDELIRQAGWEIPWDKSIRVDLAEAERASRNFDALS, from the coding sequence ATGCCTGAAAAATCCCAAAGCTTTTATCCCAGCTCTGATAGTTCTGGTTTGAATATCGCCTTAAATCCGCAAAACTGCCCTATTTGGATACAAAATCTGGTAGCAGCGATGCCACGTACTGCTGGGCCGGCTACGGCTGGGCCTGCGAAGCAGGTTACCCCCACCCTCGCTACCCCCACCACTGCTGTTCCCGCAGTGGAAGCTGCAGTATTAGTGCTGCTCACTGGGGGTGATGCGCAGTATTTGCCGGCAGATGCTGCGGTGCTTTTAACGCATCGCACTATCACTATGCGTTCACATGCAGGGCAGATCGCATTTCCTGGTGGGCGGATTGATAGCACTGATATTTCCCCGGTTGATGCGGCTTTGCGGGAGGCGTGGGAGGAAACCGGTTTGAACCGGTTGCAGGTAACTCCAGCGGCGCAGTTGCGGTGGCTAAAGGGTCCGGTGCGCCCGTATCCGATACATCCGGTGGTGGCTTATGCGCCGCATCGAGTAGCGGTCACAGAATTTAGCCCCACTGAAACTGACCATGTGTTTTATGCCGATATTGCGAAGTTGCTTGCCCCGGAAAATCGTTTCACCGTGCAGCGTCCTATTGCCGGCGGGCGGTGGCATGGTCCGGCTTTTATGGTGGATGGATACTTGGTTTGGGGGTTTACTGCCACGATTTTAGATGAGTTGATTCGCCAGGCTGGGTGGGAAATACCTTGGGATAAGAGCATCCGGGTGGATTTAGCAGAAGCAGAACGTGCTTCTAGAAATTTTGACGCATTGTCCTAA
- a CDS encoding MarP family serine protease, with the protein MTPALITDLTVCVLACIAMIGGWRLGAVSSVLSTIGVIAGLMLGAGLSTIAMRVTDQVALRILITLGLVLLFVAIGNIVGGILGAALRVNFRTRSAVRVDSFLGAVFQTSATLIVLWLISMPLAAGFGGSVAQGISGSHAMHLINRVTPYRLEQWPSKISAMLNESGLPPLVSPFADHPNPQVEAPRVNVENVELVEAMRPSVVHVVAEAEHCRRRLLGSGVVVEPDYVVTNAHVVAGSESVRLDTSIGTATANIVYYNPQVDIAVLYSPGLGLPALPWAQNPAQTGDEAIVMGFPQSGPFEAAPARIRSSLLISGPDIYAAGRVEREAYTVRGTIREGNSGGPMVNDYGEILGIVFGASIDQSDTGYVLTAKEVRSHIGDITTLRTEVGTQECVAQ; encoded by the coding sequence GTGACCCCTGCCCTGATTACTGACCTCACCGTGTGCGTGCTTGCCTGCATAGCGATGATAGGTGGTTGGCGTTTAGGCGCGGTTTCCTCGGTACTTTCAACTATTGGCGTAATTGCTGGTTTGATGCTGGGCGCTGGGCTTTCCACTATTGCAATGCGCGTTACTGACCAGGTAGCTTTGCGCATTTTGATTACTTTGGGGCTGGTGCTGCTATTTGTGGCCATCGGTAATATTGTTGGCGGTATTTTGGGGGCCGCCCTGCGGGTAAATTTCCGCACCCGAAGTGCAGTTCGCGTGGATTCCTTCTTGGGGGCGGTTTTCCAAACCAGCGCTACGTTGATTGTATTGTGGCTTATTTCTATGCCCTTAGCTGCAGGTTTCGGTGGTTCGGTCGCTCAGGGAATTAGTGGTTCGCACGCTATGCACCTGATAAATCGGGTGACGCCTTATCGTTTGGAGCAGTGGCCTTCCAAAATATCGGCGATGCTTAATGAAAGCGGCTTGCCCCCGCTAGTTTCTCCTTTTGCTGATCATCCGAATCCGCAGGTAGAAGCCCCGCGGGTGAATGTCGAAAATGTGGAGTTAGTTGAAGCGATGCGCCCTTCGGTGGTGCATGTCGTAGCTGAAGCTGAGCATTGTCGACGCCGCCTTTTAGGCTCTGGAGTGGTGGTAGAACCTGATTATGTGGTGACTAATGCCCATGTGGTGGCTGGTTCAGAATCGGTGCGTTTGGATACCTCTATTGGTACCGCTACGGCCAATATTGTGTATTACAACCCGCAAGTAGATATTGCAGTTTTGTATAGCCCTGGTTTAGGTTTACCCGCGCTACCGTGGGCCCAAAATCCGGCACAGACTGGCGATGAAGCCATCGTTATGGGTTTTCCGCAGTCTGGTCCTTTTGAGGCCGCACCGGCGCGGATTCGCAGTAGTCTGCTAATTTCTGGCCCTGATATTTATGCTGCCGGCCGGGTAGAAAGAGAAGCTTATACCGTGCGTGGCACTATTCGCGAAGGTAATTCAGGCGGGCCCATGGTAAATGATTATGGTGAAATTCTCGGCATTGTTTTCGGTGCTTCTATAGATCAGTCGGATACTGGATATGTATTAACTGCCAAAGAGGTTCGCAGTCATATTGGGGATATAACTACCTTGCGGACTGAGGTGGGAACTCAGGAGTGTGTGGCGCAATAA
- a CDS encoding alpha/beta fold hydrolase, whose protein sequence is MNTEASFTLPEPTTAFGTYSPTVIELEGPFQHGFVHARGARFHIVQAGATTDPLLLLLHGAYSGWFEYRYLIAPLAAAGFHVSAIDMRGFGMSDKPPLSYGYNMRAATSDIAGLIQALGHDQAILVGSDTGGSIAWCTAAAYPQQVSQLIVSAAAHPADLRILLTTTPWLAPHLLKRTTLTRASGQLRISPATFKRNLENSTNAVFHTSPRWEEELALRILAAGISATKTGTGAIHRLLNAPGTTRWSSPIIEQPTLLIHPDKPLWQQLGALSKERAPQLEIAQIPQVGELPAVENPAAFKAQIISFAQHR, encoded by the coding sequence GTGAACACTGAAGCATCATTCACGCTGCCTGAACCAACCACAGCTTTTGGCACTTACTCTCCCACTGTTATCGAACTCGAAGGCCCCTTCCAGCATGGATTTGTCCATGCCAGAGGGGCCCGTTTCCATATAGTTCAAGCCGGTGCCACCACTGACCCTTTGCTGTTATTGCTCCACGGAGCCTACAGCGGCTGGTTCGAATATCGCTATCTAATTGCCCCACTAGCAGCAGCAGGATTCCATGTCTCGGCAATAGATATGCGCGGCTTTGGAATGTCTGATAAACCCCCACTTTCCTATGGCTACAATATGCGCGCCGCCACCAGCGATATCGCTGGCCTTATTCAAGCTCTGGGACATGACCAAGCCATCTTGGTTGGCAGCGATACCGGCGGCTCCATCGCCTGGTGCACTGCAGCAGCTTATCCACAACAGGTATCCCAGCTAATCGTATCGGCAGCAGCACATCCAGCAGATTTACGCATTTTATTAACCACCACCCCCTGGCTAGCCCCCCATTTATTAAAACGCACCACCCTAACGCGCGCCTCCGGACAATTACGCATTAGTCCTGCAACCTTCAAACGTAATTTAGAAAACTCTACCAACGCCGTCTTTCACACCAGTCCGCGCTGGGAGGAAGAACTAGCGCTGCGGATACTAGCCGCTGGAATTAGCGCCACTAAAACCGGCACCGGAGCTATTCATCGCCTCTTAAATGCCCCAGGCACCACTCGCTGGTCTAGCCCGATAATCGAACAACCCACATTACTAATTCACCCCGATAAACCCCTTTGGCAACAGCTAGGCGCACTTAGCAAAGAACGTGCTCCACAACTTGAAATAGCCCAAATTCCCCAGGTAGGAGAACTACCAGCAGTGGAGAATCCGGCAGCTTTTAAAGCCCAAATTATCAGTTTTGCGCAACATCGTTAA
- a CDS encoding phage holin family protein yields MSNKDGLFTDSAHNFEAQVNSIPLRDVDASTGEESVGTLVSKATSQISSLVRAEVELAKSEIGAQAKKALVGGGAFGAAGIIALYSSFFFFFFLAELLALWLDRWAAFLIVFALMLVLAVFIAIFGWRKIKKMGAPKRTMESVNELKKLVPGKAEKNLDAATRGMYS; encoded by the coding sequence CCGCGCATAATTTTGAAGCGCAAGTCAACTCGATTCCTTTACGCGATGTTGATGCCTCAACAGGCGAAGAATCCGTAGGCACACTGGTAAGTAAAGCTACTTCCCAGATTTCCTCGCTGGTTCGCGCTGAGGTAGAGCTAGCAAAATCTGAAATTGGTGCCCAAGCAAAGAAAGCGCTCGTCGGTGGCGGTGCTTTCGGTGCCGCAGGAATAATCGCCCTGTACAGCTCCTTTTTCTTCTTTTTCTTCCTGGCAGAACTGCTCGCACTCTGGCTAGACCGGTGGGCTGCCTTCCTTATCGTTTTCGCCCTCATGCTGGTCCTCGCGGTATTTATCGCCATTTTTGGGTGGCGCAAAATCAAAAAAATGGGTGCCCCCAAACGCACCATGGAATCAGTTAACGAGCTCAAAAAGCTAGTTCCCGGCAAAGCCGAGAAGAATCTCGATGCTGCTACTCGCGGCATGTACAGCTAA